In the Streptomyces sp. BHT-5-2 genome, one interval contains:
- a CDS encoding restriction endonuclease subunit S encodes MTRAQFDLEQAWAGNVPSHWRWSRNKELLAESLSVSPEGTEELLSVSHLTGITPRSEKNVTMTAAESLDGYRLVEAGDLVINTMWAWMGALGVSKQAGIVSPAYGVYRPRPNAAFCPGFYDYLYRSTPYVMEMTRLSRGIWSSRLRIYPDVFLSMAIPVPPLEEQRAIADYLDRETSRIDTLIEEQQRLIEMLRERRFALRVSVALHGTAQTEEVESPLPWAKKLPAHWRVVPLTSVAELESGHTPSRSREDWWQDCHIPWVSLHDVGMIRGVKYLHDTAQRISDAGIANSSARLLPARTVVLSRDATVGRTAIMGVPMATSQHFAAWVCGPDLDPEYLWVLFEDAMQPFFDSFQNGSTIRTIGMGDLKAFRIPLPPLDEQRRIVECLDEETSKIDMLIEEAARFIELSKERRSALITAAVTGQIDVREAA; translated from the coding sequence ATGACACGAGCACAGTTTGATCTTGAGCAGGCTTGGGCCGGCAACGTCCCATCCCACTGGCGCTGGAGTAGAAACAAAGAACTCCTGGCAGAGTCGCTGTCTGTCTCGCCCGAAGGCACAGAGGAACTTCTCAGCGTGTCGCATCTGACTGGGATCACCCCGAGGTCAGAGAAGAACGTGACGATGACTGCTGCGGAGAGCCTCGATGGCTACCGCCTCGTGGAGGCGGGCGATCTCGTCATTAATACGATGTGGGCGTGGATGGGGGCGCTCGGCGTCTCGAAGCAGGCTGGCATCGTGAGCCCTGCGTACGGTGTGTACAGGCCGCGTCCGAACGCAGCCTTCTGTCCTGGGTTTTACGACTACCTCTACCGATCGACGCCGTACGTGATGGAGATGACTCGCCTCTCCCGCGGCATCTGGTCGTCGCGCCTTCGGATCTACCCTGACGTCTTCCTCAGCATGGCGATCCCAGTGCCGCCGCTGGAAGAACAGCGCGCCATCGCCGACTACCTCGACCGCGAGACGTCCCGCATCGACACACTCATCGAGGAGCAGCAGCGGCTAATCGAGATGCTCCGCGAGCGGCGGTTTGCGCTCCGTGTCAGCGTCGCCTTGCATGGAACGGCTCAGACCGAAGAAGTCGAGAGCCCTCTTCCCTGGGCAAAGAAACTGCCAGCACACTGGCGCGTTGTCCCGCTCACCTCAGTCGCTGAACTTGAAAGCGGACATACACCGAGCCGCTCGCGCGAGGACTGGTGGCAGGACTGTCATATCCCGTGGGTAAGCCTCCACGATGTTGGGATGATACGGGGCGTTAAATACCTGCACGACACGGCTCAGCGCATCAGTGATGCCGGGATTGCCAACAGCTCCGCCCGTCTTCTCCCGGCACGAACTGTCGTCCTCTCACGAGACGCGACTGTCGGGCGTACGGCGATCATGGGTGTTCCGATGGCGACGTCGCAACACTTCGCGGCATGGGTATGCGGACCAGATCTGGACCCCGAGTACCTCTGGGTTTTGTTTGAAGATGCGATGCAACCCTTCTTCGACTCGTTCCAGAACGGATCAACCATCCGAACCATCGGCATGGGAGATCTGAAAGCCTTCCGCATCCCACTTCCACCGCTCGACGAGCAGCGCCGCATCGTCGAATGCCTGGACGAGGAGACCTCGAAAATCGACATGCTCATCGAAGAGGCCGCACGGTTCATCGAACTCTCAAAGGAACGCCGATCGGCACTGATCACGGCGGCCGTGACAGGACAGATCGACGTACGAGAGGCGGCGTAA
- the ychF gene encoding redox-regulated ATPase YchF, with protein MSLTIGIVGLPNVGKSTLFNALTKNDVLAANYPFATIEPNVGVVGVPDPRLTRLAEIFGSARLLPATVDFVDIAGIVRGASEGEGLGNKFLANIRESDAICQVIRAFKDENVVHVDGKVSPKSDIETINTELILADLQTIEKVLPRLQKESRIKKDVAPKVKAVEEAKAILEEGRTLFAAGYVQGTEKTELLHDLHLLTTKPFLYVFNVDEEELTDEDFKNEQRALVAPAEAIFLNAKLEADLAELDDEEALELLQSVGQEEPGLATLAHVGFRTLGLQTYLTAGPKESRAWTIKKGATAPEAAGVIHTDFQKGFIKAEVISFADLVETGSVAEARAAGKARMEGKDYIMQDGDVVEFRFNV; from the coding sequence GTGTCGCTCACGATCGGAATCGTCGGTCTGCCCAATGTCGGCAAGTCGACCCTGTTCAACGCCCTGACCAAGAACGACGTGCTGGCGGCCAACTACCCGTTCGCCACCATCGAGCCGAACGTCGGCGTGGTCGGCGTCCCCGACCCCCGCCTCACCAGGCTCGCCGAGATCTTCGGCTCCGCGCGGCTGCTGCCGGCCACCGTCGACTTCGTCGACATCGCCGGCATCGTCCGGGGCGCCTCCGAGGGCGAGGGCCTGGGCAACAAGTTCCTCGCCAACATCCGCGAGTCCGACGCGATCTGCCAGGTCATCCGCGCCTTCAAGGACGAGAACGTCGTCCACGTCGATGGCAAGGTCTCGCCCAAGAGCGACATCGAGACCATCAACACCGAGCTGATCCTCGCCGACCTCCAGACCATCGAAAAGGTGCTGCCGCGCCTCCAGAAGGAGTCGCGCATCAAGAAGGACGTGGCCCCCAAGGTCAAGGCCGTCGAGGAGGCCAAGGCCATCCTGGAGGAGGGCCGCACCCTCTTCGCCGCCGGCTACGTCCAGGGCACCGAGAAGACCGAGCTGCTGCACGACCTCCACCTCCTCACCACCAAGCCCTTCCTCTACGTCTTCAACGTCGACGAGGAAGAGCTCACCGACGAGGACTTCAAGAACGAGCAGCGCGCCCTGGTCGCCCCCGCCGAGGCGATCTTCCTCAACGCCAAGCTGGAGGCCGATCTGGCCGAGCTGGACGACGAGGAGGCCCTGGAGCTCCTCCAGTCCGTCGGCCAGGAGGAGCCGGGCCTGGCCACCCTCGCCCACGTCGGCTTCCGCACCCTGGGCCTGCAGACCTACCTGACCGCCGGTCCCAAGGAGTCCCGCGCCTGGACGATCAAGAAGGGCGCCACCGCCCCCGAGGCCGCCGGTGTGATCCACACCGACTTCCAGAAGGGCTTCATCAAGGCCGAGGTCATCTCCTTCGCCGACCTCGTCGAAACCGGCTCCGTCGCCGAGGCCCGCGCCGCCGGCAAGGCCCGCATGGAGGGCAAGGACTACATCATGCAGGACGGCGATGTGGTGGAGTTCCGCTTCAACGTGTAG
- a CDS encoding DUF6542 domain-containing protein, which produces MEQHVEQPQARTSPHGRPRSGGPDTDTRLPRPAEAVAPDPDDAFLSAMRASGYASVPSGTEVTARGYAPGPAEHRAPARPSAARPETGTEPGAGEWMPRPAPSPPADGEEVAAVYRAGPRRPPAPGLLRRMPAAKLTGLGCGLLATAALLLFGFLDRWLLDGAQGAYGAFFLLVGVAAGAWVRPLDLAAAPVALPIAFALGTLPVQHGPTGFPGLLVGVFTVLALNAGWLYGGTLICALLVLVRKALLIAGGRASRPVSRQRRPGPGRRAASPRPGGSGPRSPEHSRAGGRPRRVARL; this is translated from the coding sequence GTGGAGCAACATGTCGAGCAACCCCAAGCGCGCACGTCCCCGCACGGCCGGCCGCGGAGCGGCGGCCCCGACACGGACACCCGGCTCCCGCGCCCCGCGGAGGCCGTGGCCCCCGATCCCGACGACGCCTTCCTGTCCGCGATGCGGGCCTCCGGCTATGCCTCCGTACCGTCCGGCACCGAGGTCACGGCCCGCGGCTACGCCCCCGGGCCGGCGGAGCACCGGGCACCGGCCCGGCCGTCGGCCGCGAGGCCGGAAACGGGAACGGAGCCGGGGGCGGGCGAGTGGATGCCGCGCCCGGCTCCCTCGCCGCCGGCCGACGGCGAGGAGGTCGCGGCCGTCTACCGCGCCGGCCCGCGGCGCCCCCCGGCGCCCGGGCTGCTCCGCCGGATGCCGGCCGCCAAGCTCACCGGCCTGGGCTGCGGGCTGCTGGCCACCGCCGCGCTGCTGCTCTTCGGTTTCCTGGACCGCTGGCTGCTGGACGGGGCGCAGGGCGCGTACGGGGCGTTCTTCCTGCTGGTCGGCGTGGCGGCCGGGGCGTGGGTGCGGCCCTTGGACCTGGCGGCCGCGCCGGTCGCGCTGCCGATCGCGTTCGCTCTCGGCACGCTGCCGGTGCAGCACGGTCCGACGGGCTTCCCCGGGCTGCTGGTCGGCGTCTTCACCGTCCTCGCGCTGAACGCCGGCTGGCTCTACGGGGGCACGCTGATCTGCGCGCTGCTGGTGCTGGTCCGCAAGGCGCTGCTCATCGCCGGCGGTCGGGCCAGCCGACCGGTGAGTCGACAACGGCGTCCCGGGCCCGGTCGGCGGGCGGCGTCCCCTCGACCGGGCGGGTCCGGGCCGCGGTCCCCGGAGCACTCCCGGGCCGGGGGCCGTCCGCGGCGGGTGGCGCGCCTGTAG
- the xseA gene encoding exodeoxyribonuclease VII large subunit: MAVSTSPEAPIPVGEVSRLIGGWIDRLGAVWVEGQITQLSRRPGAGVVFLTLRDPSHDISVSVTCYRQVFDRVAEVVSEGARVVVHAKPEWYAPRGQLSLRAAEIRPVGVGELLARLEQLKRTLTAEGLFAAERKRPLPFLPQLIGLVCGRASAAERDVLENARHRWPAVRFEVRNVPVQGVHAVPQVVAAVQELDALPEVDVIIVARGGGSVEDLLPFSDEQLVRAVSEVRTPVVSAIGHEPDSPLLDLVADLRASTPTDAAKKVVPDVGEELARVHQLRERARRALGGFLDREERGLSAALHRPSIQHPQRMVQEREEQITALLERGRRTLGHLLDRADSELVHTLARVVALSPKATLQRGYAVLQKPDGAAVRAPSEVAVDEELRARVADGEFRVRVAAVPGAGSAETVPTRADS, encoded by the coding sequence ATGGCTGTCTCCACGTCTCCGGAAGCGCCGATCCCGGTCGGCGAGGTGTCCCGACTCATCGGCGGGTGGATCGACCGGCTCGGCGCGGTGTGGGTCGAGGGGCAGATCACCCAGCTCTCCCGGCGGCCGGGCGCCGGTGTGGTGTTCCTGACGCTGCGCGACCCGTCGCACGACATCTCGGTGAGCGTGACGTGCTATCGCCAGGTCTTCGACCGGGTCGCCGAGGTGGTGAGCGAGGGCGCCCGGGTGGTGGTGCACGCCAAGCCGGAGTGGTACGCCCCGCGCGGCCAGCTCTCGCTGCGGGCCGCCGAGATCCGGCCGGTCGGCGTGGGCGAACTCCTCGCCAGGCTGGAGCAGTTGAAGCGGACACTGACGGCGGAGGGGCTGTTCGCCGCGGAGCGCAAGCGGCCGCTGCCGTTCCTGCCGCAGCTGATCGGGCTGGTCTGCGGCCGGGCCAGCGCCGCCGAGCGCGACGTGCTGGAGAACGCCCGGCACCGCTGGCCGGCGGTCCGCTTCGAGGTGCGCAATGTGCCGGTGCAGGGGGTGCACGCGGTGCCCCAGGTGGTCGCGGCGGTCCAGGAGTTGGACGCGCTGCCCGAGGTGGACGTGATCATCGTGGCGCGCGGCGGCGGCAGCGTCGAGGATCTGCTGCCGTTCTCCGACGAGCAGTTGGTCCGGGCGGTGTCCGAGGTGCGCACACCGGTGGTCTCCGCGATCGGCCACGAGCCGGACAGCCCGCTGCTGGACCTGGTGGCCGATCTGCGGGCCTCGACGCCGACGGACGCCGCGAAGAAGGTGGTGCCGGACGTCGGCGAGGAGCTGGCCCGGGTGCACCAGCTGCGGGAGCGCGCCCGGCGCGCGCTCGGCGGCTTCCTGGACCGCGAGGAGCGGGGCCTGTCGGCGGCACTGCACCGCCCGTCGATACAGCACCCGCAGCGGATGGTCCAGGAGCGCGAGGAGCAGATCACCGCCCTGCTGGAGCGCGGCCGGCGGACGCTGGGGCATCTGCTGGACCGCGCCGATTCGGAGCTGGTGCACACACTGGCGCGGGTGGTGGCGCTCTCCCCGAAGGCGACGCTCCAGCGCGGCTATGCGGTGCTCCAGAAGCCGGACGGGGCGGCGGTGCGCGCGCCGTCCGAGGTGGCGGTGGACGAGGAGCTGCGGGCCAGGGTGGCCGACGGCGAGTTCCGGGTGCGGGTGGCCGCGGTCCCGGGCGCCGGTTCCGCGGAGACGGTTCCGACCAGGGCGGACTCATAG
- a CDS encoding 4-hydroxy-3-methylbut-2-enyl diphosphate reductase, whose translation MGPMSATPGPQPSRKVLLAAPRGYCAGVDRAVIAVEKALEQYGAPVYVRHEIVHNKYVVKTLEKKGAIFVEETEEVPEGNIVIFSAHGVAPVVHEEAERGRLATIDATCPLVTKVHKEAVRYAKEDYDILLIGHEGHEEVIGTSGEAPEHIQLVDGPKDVANVEVRDPDKVVWLSQTTLSVDETMETVDALQGRFPNLLSPPSDDICYATQNRQQAVKQMGAQADLVIVVGSRNSSNSKRLVEVALGAGARSSYLVDYAEEIDESWLDGVGTVGVTSGASVPEILVDGVLEWLAARGYEDVETITAAEESIAFSLPKELRRDLRAEARSAVED comes from the coding sequence ATGGGACCCATGTCTGCTACTCCCGGTCCGCAGCCCAGCCGCAAGGTCCTCCTCGCCGCCCCGCGCGGCTACTGCGCGGGTGTGGACCGCGCGGTGATCGCCGTCGAGAAAGCCCTGGAACAGTACGGCGCTCCCGTTTACGTGCGCCACGAGATCGTCCACAACAAGTACGTCGTGAAGACCCTGGAGAAGAAGGGCGCCATCTTCGTCGAGGAGACGGAGGAGGTCCCCGAGGGCAACATCGTGATCTTCTCCGCGCACGGCGTCGCCCCCGTCGTCCACGAGGAGGCCGAGCGCGGCAGGCTCGCCACCATCGACGCGACCTGCCCCCTGGTCACCAAGGTCCACAAGGAAGCCGTCCGCTACGCCAAGGAGGACTACGACATCCTCCTGATCGGCCACGAGGGCCACGAGGAGGTCATCGGCACCAGCGGCGAGGCCCCCGAGCACATCCAGCTGGTCGACGGCCCCAAGGACGTCGCGAACGTCGAGGTGCGCGACCCGGACAAGGTCGTCTGGCTCTCCCAGACCACGCTCTCCGTGGACGAGACCATGGAGACCGTCGACGCCCTCCAGGGCCGCTTCCCCAACCTCCTCTCGCCGCCCAGCGACGACATCTGCTACGCCACCCAGAACCGCCAGCAGGCCGTCAAGCAGATGGGCGCCCAGGCCGACCTCGTGATCGTCGTCGGCTCCCGCAACTCCTCGAACTCCAAGCGCCTGGTGGAGGTCGCCCTCGGCGCCGGCGCCCGGTCCTCGTACCTCGTCGACTACGCCGAGGAGATCGACGAGAGCTGGCTGGACGGCGTCGGCACCGTCGGCGTCACCTCCGGCGCCTCCGTCCCCGAGATCCTCGTCGACGGCGTCCTCGAATGGCTCGCCGCCCGCGGCTACGAGGACGTCGAGACGATCACCGCCGCCGAGGAGTCCATCGCCTTCTCGCTCCCCAAGGAGCTCCGCCGCGACCTCCGCGCCGAGGCCCGCTCCGCCGTCGAGGACTGA
- a CDS encoding class I SAM-dependent DNA methyltransferase has product MSALGSFIWSIADQLRGPYRPNQYGTVVLPFTILRRLDCILEPDQATVRELAAKFENPNRLKVEVKKATGRTFYNTSNYSFANLLADADGLADNLADYIDRFSSDVDVFEYFDFKKEILALEKAGLLREIVKSFGKVDLHPDVVSNSDMGDAFEYIIRKFNEAANETSGDHYTPRDAIRLLVDLLFAEKDVDLTEGGIIRTLYDPTAGTGGMLSLAEEHLLAGNPNAKLGLYGQEYNPQSYAICKSDLLAKGHDATNIAFGNTLTDDAFKGRQFDYCMSNPPYGVDWKQYAKAVKEERDSAGPYGRFAPGLPATSDGQMLFLLHLAHKMRAPEDGGGRVGIVMNGSPLFNGAAESGPSNIRRWLLENDLVEAIVALPTNMFFNTGIATYIWILDNTKHADRQGKVQLIDGTSFWTKMRKNLGAKGREISDADRAEVLRLYDDFEDADPELSKVLRNDEFGYWTVTVERPLLDEGGNPVVNRKGEPKPDSKKRDTENVPFTYGGSTAGAAAEREVIQAYFDAEVKPHVPDAWIDWAKTKTGYEIPFTRHFYKYVPPRPLAEIDADLEKQVAKILDLLREVEG; this is encoded by the coding sequence GTGAGCGCGCTCGGTAGCTTCATCTGGTCTATCGCTGACCAACTTCGGGGCCCCTATCGCCCCAACCAGTACGGGACCGTGGTCCTCCCGTTTACGATCCTGCGGCGGCTCGACTGCATCCTTGAGCCCGATCAGGCGACGGTGCGAGAGCTGGCAGCGAAGTTCGAGAACCCGAACCGGCTCAAGGTCGAGGTTAAGAAGGCCACGGGGCGGACCTTCTACAACACCTCCAACTACTCGTTCGCGAACCTGCTAGCCGACGCGGACGGGCTGGCGGACAATCTTGCCGACTACATCGACCGGTTCTCCAGCGATGTGGACGTGTTCGAGTACTTCGACTTCAAGAAGGAGATCCTGGCTCTGGAGAAGGCCGGGCTCCTACGCGAGATCGTCAAGTCCTTCGGCAAGGTCGACCTCCACCCTGATGTGGTGTCGAACTCCGACATGGGCGACGCCTTCGAATACATCATCCGCAAGTTCAACGAGGCAGCGAACGAGACCTCCGGCGACCACTACACGCCGCGCGATGCGATCCGGCTGCTGGTCGACCTGCTCTTCGCGGAGAAGGACGTCGACCTCACCGAGGGCGGCATCATCCGAACGCTGTACGACCCCACCGCTGGCACCGGCGGCATGCTCTCCCTGGCAGAGGAGCACCTGCTCGCAGGGAACCCCAACGCGAAGCTGGGCCTGTACGGTCAGGAGTACAACCCGCAGTCGTACGCCATCTGCAAGTCCGACCTGCTTGCCAAGGGCCACGACGCGACCAACATCGCCTTCGGTAACACGCTCACCGACGACGCCTTCAAGGGCCGCCAGTTCGACTACTGCATGTCCAACCCGCCCTACGGTGTGGACTGGAAGCAGTACGCCAAGGCGGTCAAGGAGGAGCGCGACTCCGCCGGCCCCTACGGCCGCTTCGCGCCGGGCCTCCCCGCGACTTCCGACGGGCAGATGCTCTTCCTGCTCCACCTGGCCCACAAAATGCGCGCGCCCGAGGATGGTGGCGGCCGCGTCGGCATCGTCATGAACGGCTCTCCGCTCTTCAACGGCGCCGCCGAATCCGGCCCTTCCAACATCCGCCGGTGGCTGCTGGAGAACGACCTCGTCGAGGCGATCGTCGCCCTGCCGACCAACATGTTCTTCAACACCGGCATCGCCACCTACATCTGGATTCTGGACAACACCAAGCACGCCGACCGCCAGGGCAAGGTGCAGCTGATCGACGGCACGTCGTTCTGGACCAAGATGCGCAAGAACCTCGGCGCCAAGGGACGCGAGATCAGCGACGCCGACCGCGCCGAGGTCCTGCGGCTGTACGACGACTTCGAGGACGCCGATCCCGAGCTCTCCAAGGTGCTGCGCAACGACGAGTTCGGCTACTGGACGGTCACCGTCGAGCGCCCCCTGCTGGACGAGGGCGGGAACCCTGTCGTCAACCGCAAGGGCGAACCGAAGCCCGATTCGAAGAAGCGCGACACGGAGAACGTGCCCTTCACCTACGGCGGCTCGACCGCCGGCGCGGCGGCGGAGCGCGAAGTCATCCAGGCGTACTTCGATGCGGAGGTGAAGCCGCACGTTCCCGACGCCTGGATCGACTGGGCCAAGACCAAGACGGGTTACGAGATCCCCTTCACGCGGCACTTCTACAAGTACGTTCCGCCTCGTCCGCTCGCGGAGATCGACGCCGACCTGGAGAAGCAGGTTGCCAAGATCCTCGATCTGCTGCGGGAGGTTGAGGGATGA
- a CDS encoding APC family permease yields MPETVGAAVGDEADSGTGELRRTLSFRDLVVYGLLFIAPMAPVGIFGTLQATSHGAITVVYVVATVAMAFTAYSYAQMVRVVPRAGSVYAYARAGLGEGAGFVAGWLAMLDYLLIPAVAYLFSGIALHALVPQVHQWVWTAAAVVVTTLLNLRGVRAAAVVGFAVLALEIAALVVFVVAAGWALAVHGAQRGWAAPLTGEGGFSLDAVLAAVSVAVLSYLGFDAIASFAEEASGGSRRVARAVVTCLVVAGTLFAVQTYLAALLAPMSAAELAAKPGEQGAAFYTTVDVAVGGWLHDLVAVSKAVGAAFAALAGQAAAGRLLFAMARDRRLPGALAKVDPGSGVPRRALLGAALVTLVAAVWAATRDDGLDRLSSIVNVGALSAFALLHASVIGWFRIRRQAAAPSVLRHVVVPLAGLAVVIAAIVEASPTAQAVGGAWLLVGLVVLAVRKFGSSGDSGSPVGPGSSVGPGPSVGPGPSVGPGPSGDSGSSGESRPPRD; encoded by the coding sequence ATGCCCGAAACAGTCGGCGCGGCCGTGGGCGACGAGGCGGACAGCGGCACCGGGGAACTACGCCGGACGCTGTCGTTCCGGGATCTGGTCGTCTACGGGCTGCTGTTCATCGCGCCGATGGCGCCGGTGGGCATCTTCGGCACCCTCCAGGCCACCTCGCACGGCGCGATCACGGTCGTCTACGTGGTCGCCACGGTGGCGATGGCGTTCACGGCGTACTCCTATGCGCAGATGGTGCGGGTCGTCCCCAGGGCCGGGTCGGTGTACGCGTACGCCCGGGCCGGCCTGGGCGAGGGCGCGGGGTTCGTCGCCGGGTGGCTGGCGATGCTGGACTACCTGCTGATCCCCGCGGTGGCCTACCTCTTCTCCGGCATCGCGCTGCACGCCCTGGTGCCGCAGGTGCACCAGTGGGTGTGGACGGCGGCCGCGGTGGTGGTCACCACGCTGCTGAACCTCCGGGGGGTGCGGGCCGCGGCGGTGGTCGGGTTCGCGGTGCTGGCCCTGGAGATCGCGGCGCTGGTGGTCTTCGTGGTGGCGGCGGGATGGGCGCTGGCCGTGCACGGGGCGCAGCGCGGCTGGGCGGCGCCGCTGACCGGCGAGGGCGGCTTCTCGCTCGACGCGGTGCTGGCGGCGGTGTCGGTGGCGGTGCTGTCGTATCTGGGCTTCGACGCGATCGCCTCGTTCGCGGAGGAGGCTTCCGGAGGTTCGCGGCGGGTGGCTCGGGCCGTGGTGACGTGCCTGGTGGTGGCGGGGACGCTGTTCGCCGTGCAGACGTACCTGGCGGCGCTGTTGGCCCCGATGAGCGCCGCCGAGCTGGCCGCGAAACCGGGTGAGCAGGGGGCCGCCTTCTATACGACGGTGGACGTCGCGGTGGGCGGCTGGCTGCACGATCTGGTGGCGGTGAGCAAGGCGGTCGGGGCGGCGTTCGCGGCGCTGGCCGGGCAGGCCGCAGCCGGGCGACTGCTGTTCGCGATGGCCCGGGACCGGCGGCTGCCGGGGGCGCTGGCGAAGGTGGACCCGGGCAGCGGGGTGCCGCGCCGGGCGCTGCTGGGGGCGGCGCTGGTGACGCTGGTGGCGGCGGTCTGGGCGGCGACCCGGGACGACGGTCTGGACCGGCTGTCGTCGATCGTGAACGTCGGCGCGCTGAGCGCGTTCGCCCTGCTGCACGCCTCGGTGATCGGATGGTTCCGGATCCGCCGGCAGGCCGCGGCGCCGAGTGTGCTGCGGCATGTGGTGGTACCGCTGGCCGGGTTGGCGGTGGTGATCGCGGCGATCGTCGAGGCGTCGCCGACCGCGCAGGCCGTGGGCGGTGCCTGGCTGCTGGTGGGACTGGTGGTGCTGGCGGTACGGAAATTCGGCTCGTCCGGAGATTCCGGCTCGCCAGTAGGCCCCGGCTCGTCGGTCGGCCCCGGCCCGTCCGTCGGCCCCGGCCCGTCCGTCGGCCCCGGCCCGTCCGGAGATTCCGGCTCGTCCGGGGAGTCCCGCCCGCCCCGCGATTGA
- a CDS encoding exodeoxyribonuclease VII small subunit gives MAKTDDVVDAAAGVPPVESTLGYEQARDELIEVVRRLEAGGTTLEESLALWERGEELAKVCRRWLDGARARLDAALAEGPEEQTEREAE, from the coding sequence ATGGCGAAGACGGATGACGTGGTGGACGCGGCGGCCGGGGTGCCCCCGGTGGAGTCCACCCTCGGCTACGAGCAGGCACGGGACGAGCTGATCGAGGTCGTCCGCCGCCTGGAGGCGGGCGGCACGACGCTGGAGGAGTCGCTGGCCCTGTGGGAGCGCGGCGAGGAGCTGGCGAAGGTCTGCCGCCGCTGGCTGGACGGCGCCCGGGCGCGGCTGGACGCGGCGCTGGCGGAGGGCCCGGAGGAGCAGACGGAGCGGGAAGCGGAGTAG